One region of Ornithinibacter aureus genomic DNA includes:
- a CDS encoding type II toxin-antitoxin system VapB family antitoxin, giving the protein MGLNIKNERVHRLAREAARVTGRTQTGAIEEALVRLLREYDVDPDQARTAPVVDRVLAIAAQWQADPGRGHLRAEDLYDEVTGLPR; this is encoded by the coding sequence ATGGGGCTGAACATCAAGAACGAGCGCGTGCACCGTCTGGCTCGCGAGGCGGCGCGCGTGACGGGGCGCACCCAGACCGGCGCGATCGAGGAGGCCCTGGTGAGGCTGCTGCGCGAGTACGACGTCGACCCCGACCAGGCCCGCACCGCGCCGGTGGTCGACCGCGTCCTGGCCATCGCGGCGCAGTGGCAGGCCGATCCTGGGCGGGGTCACCTGCGCGCCGAGGACCTGTACGACGAGGTGACCGGGCTGCCCCGATGA
- a CDS encoding type II toxin-antitoxin system VapC family toxin, whose product MIVDSSALISILEGESGSTRVLEALAAASPGALMSAASWVEAGIVADARSPRHGERLDRVIEELGIEIVPVTTRQAAVARLAYQRFGRGSGSPARLNYGDCFSYALSTTEGRPLLYVGNDFSQTDVAAALRADWSP is encoded by the coding sequence ATGATCGTCGACTCGTCCGCGTTGATCTCGATCCTCGAGGGTGAGAGCGGCTCGACGCGGGTGCTCGAAGCCCTGGCTGCCGCCTCGCCGGGGGCACTGATGTCGGCGGCCAGCTGGGTCGAGGCGGGAATCGTCGCGGACGCCCGCTCCCCGCGGCACGGGGAGCGCCTCGACCGGGTGATCGAGGAGCTGGGGATCGAGATCGTTCCCGTCACCACCCGCCAGGCCGCGGTGGCGCGACTGGCCTACCAGCGTTTCGGTCGCGGGTCGGGTTCACCTGCTCGCCTCAACTACGGCGACTGCTTCTCCTACGCCTTGTCCACGACGGAGGGTCGACCCCTGCTCTACGTCGGCAACGACTTCAGCCAGACCGACGTCGCTGCGGCGCTGCGTGCAGACTGGTCGCCATGA
- a CDS encoding fused MFS/spermidine synthase — MTKAPGTSPESVRGLGPMTAAALVFGSSAAVLVVELAALRLLAPYLGLTLETSTIVIGIALAAIATGSWAGGRAADIMPPRRALGPLLAISGVAVAATPFVVRAAGETAGSGAALLMAIVAILVPGALLSAVSPMVTKLVLTDLAETGSVVGRLSGIGTVGAIAGTVLTGFVFLAALPVSSVLVATGVLLVLAAAAVEVAVRGARAAVVPLVLLVPGALGAAYGPGRCEAETVYHCAQVQVDPARESGRVLVLDSLRHSYVDLDDPTHLEFQYVQALAGVADTAFPAGEPLDAYHLGGGGLTFPRYLERVRPGTVSVVSEIDRGVLEIDERDLGLVTGPALDVRIEDARLGLRSLDTDSRDLVVGDAFGGISVPWHLTTREALTDVRRVVRPGGIYAANLIDFAPLSFARAELATMRTVFEHVAVAADAATLGREVGSGGNVVAIASDEPLDLEALRSGFAAQGLAWEVVQGDELDTWIGDSPVLTDDFAPVDQLLTPYPSARRPVA, encoded by the coding sequence ATGACGAAGGCCCCAGGCACATCCCCGGAATCCGTGCGTGGGCTGGGGCCGATGACGGCGGCTGCCTTGGTGTTCGGGTCGAGTGCAGCCGTGCTCGTCGTCGAGCTCGCGGCGCTGCGACTGCTCGCCCCCTACCTCGGCCTGACCCTCGAGACCAGCACCATCGTCATCGGCATCGCCCTGGCCGCGATCGCCACGGGGTCGTGGGCCGGGGGCCGGGCCGCCGACATCATGCCGCCGCGTCGTGCCCTCGGCCCACTGTTGGCGATCTCCGGGGTGGCGGTGGCCGCGACCCCGTTCGTCGTGCGGGCTGCCGGTGAGACCGCAGGGTCGGGAGCGGCGCTGCTCATGGCGATCGTCGCGATCCTCGTGCCGGGGGCCCTGCTCTCGGCCGTGTCCCCGATGGTGACCAAGCTCGTGCTCACCGACCTTGCCGAGACCGGCAGCGTCGTCGGCCGGCTGTCGGGCATCGGCACGGTTGGCGCCATCGCCGGGACGGTGCTCACCGGGTTCGTCTTCCTCGCGGCACTGCCGGTCAGCTCGGTGCTCGTCGCCACCGGGGTGCTGCTCGTGCTGGCGGCGGCCGCCGTCGAGGTGGCTGTTCGGGGTGCCCGGGCTGCCGTCGTGCCGCTCGTGCTGCTGGTGCCGGGGGCGCTCGGCGCGGCCTACGGGCCCGGCCGGTGCGAGGCCGAGACCGTCTACCACTGCGCGCAGGTGCAGGTGGACCCGGCGCGCGAGAGCGGTCGGGTGCTCGTGCTCGACAGCCTGCGCCACTCCTACGTCGACCTCGACGACCCGACGCACCTCGAGTTCCAGTACGTGCAGGCGCTCGCGGGTGTCGCGGACACGGCGTTCCCGGCCGGTGAGCCGCTGGACGCCTATCACCTCGGAGGCGGCGGGCTGACCTTTCCTCGCTACCTCGAGCGGGTGCGGCCCGGCACGGTCAGCGTGGTCTCCGAGATCGACCGCGGTGTGCTGGAGATCGACGAGCGCGACCTCGGGCTGGTCACCGGCCCGGCGTTGGACGTGCGCATCGAGGACGCGCGGCTCGGGCTGCGCAGCCTCGACACCGACAGCCGCGACCTCGTGGTCGGCGACGCGTTCGGCGGCATCAGCGTGCCCTGGCACCTGACGACCCGCGAGGCCCTCACCGACGTCCGGCGCGTCGTGCGGCCCGGCGGCATCTACGCCGCCAACCTCATCGACTTCGCGCCGCTGTCCTTCGCCCGGGCCGAGCTCGCCACGATGCGAACGGTCTTCGAGCACGTCGCGGTGGCCGCGGATGCCGCGACGCTGGGTCGCGAGGTCGGGTCCGGTGGCAACGTGGTCGCCATCGCCTCCGACGAGCCGCTCGACCTCGAGGCCCTGCGGTCCGGGTTCGCCGCCCAAGGGCTCGCGTGGGAGGTCGTCCAGGGCGATGAGCTGGACACCTGGATCGGGGACTCGCCGGTCCTGACCGACGACTTCGCCCCGGTCGACCAGTTGCTGACCCCCTACCCGAGCGCCCGCCGCCCCGTGGCCTGA
- a CDS encoding 2-oxo acid dehydrogenase subunit E2, producing the protein MTGHHSAPRVPVRRKIAVATWRPSRDGRIYARTEVDVTPALAYIERVREETGERITITHVVGAALGRALRAVPEVRARVVFGRLRPLERCDIGFAVDIGRGSDLAPIKVHDVDRLSPVEIAQALDAGAGKLRRGDHTSYKRTSSLVKIAPAWALRPVMAAAGVVAGGFGKGFVGQPGFPLGTAFVSNVGTLGLDEAFLAPLPLARTPIYLAVGTVQQRAVVVDGEVVARPVLVLVATADHRIVDGAHAGQVTTIVRDLLTRPERLDHPLS; encoded by the coding sequence ATGACCGGCCACCACAGCGCACCCCGGGTGCCGGTGCGCCGCAAGATCGCCGTGGCGACCTGGCGCCCGTCCCGCGACGGACGCATCTACGCGCGCACGGAGGTCGACGTCACGCCCGCCCTGGCCTACATCGAGCGGGTGCGGGAGGAGACCGGCGAACGGATCACGATCACGCACGTCGTCGGGGCGGCTCTCGGGCGGGCCCTGCGCGCGGTGCCCGAGGTGCGGGCGCGGGTGGTCTTCGGGCGGCTGCGTCCACTGGAGAGGTGTGACATCGGGTTCGCCGTCGACATCGGCCGCGGGTCCGACCTCGCGCCGATCAAGGTGCACGACGTCGATCGCCTCAGCCCCGTGGAGATCGCCCAGGCGCTGGATGCCGGGGCCGGCAAGCTGCGCCGCGGTGACCACACCTCGTACAAGCGCACGTCGAGCCTGGTGAAGATCGCCCCCGCGTGGGCGCTGCGCCCGGTGATGGCGGCGGCCGGTGTCGTGGCCGGTGGCTTCGGGAAGGGATTCGTCGGCCAGCCCGGCTTCCCGCTCGGCACGGCGTTCGTCTCCAACGTCGGCACCCTCGGGCTCGACGAGGCCTTCCTCGCACCGCTGCCGCTGGCCCGCACGCCGATCTACCTCGCGGTGGGCACGGTGCAGCAGCGGGCGGTCGTCGTCGACGGGGAGGTCGTCGCCCGGCCGGTGCTCGTGCTCGTCGCGACGGCCGACCACCGGATCGTCGACGGGGCCCACGCCGGTCAGGTCACGACGATCGTGCGCGACCTGCTGACCCGCCCGGAGCGGCTCGACCACCCACTGTCCTGA
- a CDS encoding SDR family NAD(P)-dependent oxidoreductase, producing the protein MRVAGTHVLLTGATGDIGRRLATHLSDAAARLTLVARSTQPLEALAADLGAHAVSADLTDRDTLRSLIRDVEQAHGPVDVLVNNAGTETVGHLTDLTADDLEHLLALNLLAPVELCRQVLPGMTARGRGHLVNISSLAGVATFPGLATYGATKAGLTHFTSGLRADLRGGPIGTLAVEIGPVSSQMMSRIASHPPTAAAFDRVLGLRALTMLDPDAVARAVVAAVEDDQATLRMPRRAAPLATLAHAPRSVVRLALTGIR; encoded by the coding sequence ATGCGAGTTGCCGGCACCCACGTCCTGCTCACCGGAGCCACCGGTGACATCGGGCGGCGCCTCGCCACCCACCTCTCGGATGCCGCGGCGCGCCTCACGCTCGTCGCCCGCAGCACCCAGCCCCTCGAGGCCCTCGCCGCCGACCTGGGCGCCCACGCCGTGTCCGCCGACCTCACCGACCGCGACACCCTGCGCTCCCTGATCCGCGACGTGGAGCAGGCCCACGGCCCGGTCGACGTTCTCGTCAACAACGCCGGCACCGAGACCGTCGGCCACCTCACCGACCTCACCGCCGACGACCTCGAGCACCTGCTCGCCCTCAACCTGCTCGCCCCCGTCGAGCTCTGCCGCCAGGTGCTGCCGGGCATGACCGCGCGCGGTCGCGGCCACCTCGTCAACATCTCCTCGCTGGCCGGGGTCGCCACCTTCCCGGGCCTGGCCACCTACGGCGCGACCAAGGCCGGGCTGACGCACTTCACGTCCGGCCTGCGCGCCGACCTGCGCGGCGGCCCGATCGGCACCCTCGCGGTCGAGATCGGGCCGGTCTCCTCACAGATGATGAGCCGCATCGCGAGCCACCCACCCACGGCAGCGGCGTTCGACCGGGTGCTCGGCCTGCGCGCCCTGACCATGTTGGACCCGGATGCCGTGGCACGCGCCGTCGTCGCCGCCGTCGAGGACGACCAGGCCACGCTTCGGATGCCGCGCCGCGCGGCCCCGCTCGCAACCCTCGCCCACGCGCCCCGCAGCGTCGTGCGGTTGGCCCTGACCGGCATCCGATGA
- a CDS encoding (2Fe-2S)-binding protein translates to MIVCHCHVVNDAAIAAAVDAGARTLGQVCRSTGAGSDCGSCVFSVRRLVCEHVSSQVPESVEAQHAAS, encoded by the coding sequence GTGATCGTCTGCCACTGCCACGTCGTCAATGACGCGGCCATCGCGGCGGCCGTCGACGCCGGCGCCCGCACCCTCGGGCAGGTCTGCCGCTCGACCGGGGCGGGCAGTGACTGCGGCTCGTGTGTGTTCTCGGTGCGGCGCCTCGTGTGCGAGCATGTCTCGAGCCAGGTTCCCGAGAGTGTGGAGGCGCAGCATGCAGCCAGTTGA
- the bfr gene encoding bacterioferritin, translating to MQPVDPKIVDHLNDALTFELSVVNTYFLHARMLDSWGFPKLGKVFYDLSIDEMRDADSLITRILFFEGHPNIQRLNALRVGENAEEMLRLALESEYAAVAQFNAAAQECHDLGDHGTASLFETMVLDEEKHADWFEGQIEAIARIGLPQYLAQQVETTTP from the coding sequence ATGCAGCCAGTTGACCCCAAGATCGTCGACCACCTCAACGATGCGCTGACCTTCGAGCTGAGCGTCGTCAACACCTACTTCCTGCACGCGCGCATGCTCGACAGCTGGGGCTTCCCCAAGCTCGGCAAGGTCTTCTACGACCTGTCGATCGACGAGATGCGCGACGCCGACTCCCTCATCACCCGCATCCTGTTCTTCGAGGGTCACCCGAACATCCAGCGTCTGAACGCCCTGCGCGTCGGCGAGAACGCCGAGGAGATGCTGCGCCTCGCCCTCGAGAGCGAGTACGCCGCCGTCGCGCAGTTCAACGCCGCCGCGCAGGAGTGCCACGACCTCGGCGACCACGGCACGGCATCCCTGTTCGAGACGATGGTGCTCGACGAGGAGAAGCACGCCGACTGGTTCGAGGGTCAGATCGAGGCCATCGCACGCATCGGGCTGCCGCAGTACCTCGCCCAGCAGGTCGAGACCACCACTCCCTGA
- a CDS encoding GNAT family N-acetyltransferase, with protein sequence MTRSAGLATVDAVTTMREGTLHDFPGVYRVCRLTGHAGRDATSRHADPDLLGHLWAGPYLAFPEAVTRVIHDDQGVAGYCLAVPDTAAFEHWLDTVWLPPLRERLPLGSGATEADRALVERIHETPRSDAALLAEHPAHLHVDLLPRLKGQGWGRRIMDEVVGELSREGVPGIHLGVDPGNTAAPGFYQRLGFRPVTGPPGARWYGILLA encoded by the coding sequence ATGACGAGATCGGCAGGCCTCGCTACCGTGGATGCCGTGACGACGATGCGCGAAGGCACCCTGCACGACTTCCCCGGGGTCTACCGCGTCTGCCGCCTCACCGGCCACGCCGGTCGCGACGCCACCTCCCGCCACGCCGACCCCGACCTCCTCGGACACCTCTGGGCCGGGCCCTACCTCGCCTTTCCCGAGGCCGTCACCCGGGTCATCCACGACGACCAGGGCGTCGCCGGCTACTGCCTCGCCGTCCCCGACACCGCGGCGTTCGAGCACTGGCTCGACACCGTCTGGCTGCCGCCGCTGCGTGAGCGCCTGCCGCTGGGCAGCGGCGCCACCGAGGCCGACCGGGCCCTCGTCGAGCGGATCCACGAGACCCCCCGGTCGGATGCCGCCCTGCTGGCGGAGCACCCGGCCCACCTTCACGTCGACCTCCTTCCCCGGCTCAAGGGCCAGGGGTGGGGTCGCCGGATCATGGACGAGGTCGTCGGCGAGCTGTCTCGCGAAGGAGTGCCCGGCATCCACCTCGGCGTCGACCCCGGCAACACCGCAGCGCCCGGGTTCTACCAGCGGCTGGGGTTCCGGCCCGTGACCGGCCCGCCCGGGGCGCGATGGTACGGCATCCTCCTGGCGTAG
- a CDS encoding thermonuclease family protein translates to MAASTVVRWVKVLVALVAVGLMLFGVVAILVGLLGRLSTGTGGLVPDGPAPTASVAPGDPVKVVSVPDGDTIVVRVGEGTERVRVIGLDTPEIGSEECFAVEAAREARALVQGRTVLLSADPTQDDRDRYGRVLRHLTMADGRSMAQVLIAGGFGREYTYDRPYAGRAEHRSAQAAARQGRLGIWGPACASAES, encoded by the coding sequence GTGGCTGCCTCGACGGTCGTGAGGTGGGTCAAGGTGCTGGTGGCGCTCGTCGCCGTGGGGCTGATGCTGTTCGGGGTGGTCGCGATCCTTGTCGGGTTGCTCGGCCGACTCTCCACCGGCACAGGTGGACTGGTGCCGGACGGGCCTGCTCCGACCGCTTCCGTCGCGCCGGGTGACCCCGTGAAGGTGGTCTCGGTGCCCGACGGCGACACCATCGTCGTGCGGGTGGGTGAGGGCACCGAGAGGGTGCGGGTCATCGGCCTCGACACCCCCGAGATCGGCTCCGAGGAGTGCTTCGCCGTCGAGGCTGCCCGCGAGGCGCGGGCGCTGGTGCAGGGCAGGACCGTGCTGTTGTCGGCCGACCCGACGCAGGATGACCGCGACCGATACGGCAGGGTGCTGCGGCACCTGACGATGGCCGACGGTCGCAGCATGGCGCAGGTGCTCATCGCGGGTGGGTTCGGCCGCGAGTACACGTACGATCGGCCGTACGCCGGTCGGGCCGAGCACCGGTCGGCCCAAGCGGCTGCGCGCCAGGGCAGGCTGGGCATCTGGGGCCCGGCCTGCGCGTCAGCAGAGTCGTGA
- a CDS encoding DEAD/DEAH box helicase: MTLTDRLNRARTTSDAVAPSAATGATAPSGSTARGGSSGSSASDAAFDVFIEWAGDQGLTLYPAQEEAVLALAGGAHVVLATPTGSGKSLVAVAAHAQALAQGQRSWYTAPIKALVSEKFFALVAIFGAEQVGMLTGDAAVNPGAPIICATAEVLANHALRDRELADIGLVVMDEFHFYTEPDRGWAWQVPLLLLPDTQFLLMSATLGDTRPFEEDLTRRTGRETIAVTGVERPVPLEFEWVLTPVHETLELLLRDDRGPVYVVSFTQASAVEQAQALMSVDIVSSARKAAIKEAVGGFRFGKGFGQALRRLVLHGIGVHHAGMLPKYRRLVETLAQRGLLAVICGTDTLGVGINVPIRTVLLTSLTKYDGRKQRVLRAREFHQIAGRAGRAGFDTVGYVVVQAPEHVVLNAKALAKAGDDAKKRRKVVHKKAPEGTLTHTESTYERLVMAPPEPLVSKMRVNHAMVLNVLDQWEGQQAALHTLLLDNHEEPARRDALVERAVQVLTSLLRAGVVEPDDGSSLEDWLPAEVEATTSDAVAPQPLSPHPTPGEGDSARGADGIPTGADGIPDEGEAQPDLASDLGPIGELLAAAGHLAPTPYAPSTPADETPQEPTEERPPAGKVEQFIRGEGRSYDEGPFQVALDLHDGFALNQPLSAFALATLEMFDPDAPGYALDVVSVIEATLDDPRPVLMAQRFEARGEAVGAMKAEGMEYEERMDALDDVTWPRPLAEELEGALRVYRQRHPWVDPRDLSPKSVVREMHERAMTFGEFIAHHKLFRAEGVVLRYLTDAYRALRSTVPTSARTEELDDIVEWLGEVVRHTDSSLLDEWEALANPGDDPLTEVRTPTEGRALSANPRALRVMVRQSMFRRVELLALRRYAALAALGGQLGEDDWSAAHEAYLDDYDDFGTGPQARGPALLRIDDSDAQVWVVEQILDDPEGDHDWRITAELDVAATDEAGELVLTVTGLGPT; this comes from the coding sequence ATGACCCTCACCGACCGGCTGAACCGCGCCCGCACGACGTCGGATGCCGTGGCCCCCTCCGCGGCCACCGGCGCCACCGCGCCCAGCGGCTCCACCGCGCGCGGGGGGTCCAGCGGGTCCTCCGCGTCGGATGCCGCCTTCGACGTCTTCATCGAGTGGGCCGGCGACCAGGGCCTGACCCTGTACCCCGCGCAGGAGGAGGCGGTGCTGGCCCTGGCCGGCGGAGCCCACGTCGTGCTCGCGACCCCAACCGGCTCGGGCAAGTCGCTCGTGGCCGTGGCCGCGCACGCACAGGCCCTCGCGCAGGGGCAGCGCAGCTGGTACACCGCGCCGATCAAGGCCCTGGTCAGCGAGAAGTTCTTCGCCCTCGTGGCGATCTTCGGGGCCGAGCAGGTCGGCATGCTCACCGGCGATGCCGCCGTCAACCCCGGGGCCCCGATCATCTGCGCCACGGCCGAGGTCCTGGCCAACCACGCCCTGCGCGACCGGGAACTGGCCGACATCGGCCTCGTCGTCATGGACGAGTTCCACTTCTACACCGAGCCCGACCGCGGCTGGGCGTGGCAGGTGCCGCTGCTGCTCCTGCCCGACACCCAGTTCCTCCTCATGTCGGCGACGCTGGGTGACACCCGCCCGTTCGAGGAGGACCTCACCCGCCGCACCGGCCGCGAGACCATCGCCGTCACCGGGGTCGAGCGCCCCGTGCCGCTGGAGTTCGAGTGGGTGCTCACACCCGTCCACGAGACCCTCGAGCTGCTGCTGCGCGACGACCGCGGCCCGGTCTACGTCGTGTCGTTCACCCAGGCGTCAGCGGTCGAGCAGGCGCAGGCGCTGATGAGCGTCGACATCGTCTCCTCGGCCCGCAAGGCCGCCATCAAGGAGGCCGTCGGCGGGTTCCGGTTCGGCAAGGGGTTCGGCCAGGCGCTGCGCCGGCTCGTGCTGCACGGCATCGGCGTCCACCACGCGGGGATGCTGCCCAAGTACCGCCGCCTCGTCGAGACCCTGGCCCAGCGAGGGTTGCTGGCCGTCATCTGCGGCACGGACACCCTCGGCGTCGGGATCAACGTGCCGATCCGCACGGTGCTGCTCACCTCGCTCACCAAGTACGACGGGCGCAAGCAGCGCGTGCTGCGGGCCCGCGAGTTCCACCAGATCGCGGGCCGGGCGGGGCGGGCCGGGTTCGACACTGTCGGCTACGTCGTCGTGCAGGCCCCCGAACACGTCGTGCTCAACGCCAAGGCGCTCGCCAAGGCAGGCGACGACGCGAAGAAGCGCCGCAAGGTCGTGCACAAGAAGGCGCCGGAAGGCACGCTCACCCACACCGAGTCCACCTACGAGCGCCTCGTCATGGCACCGCCGGAGCCGTTGGTCTCCAAGATGCGGGTCAACCACGCGATGGTGCTCAACGTGCTCGACCAGTGGGAGGGCCAGCAGGCCGCGCTGCACACCCTGCTCCTGGACAACCACGAGGAGCCCGCCCGCCGCGACGCCCTCGTCGAGCGCGCGGTGCAGGTGCTGACCTCGCTCCTGCGCGCCGGGGTGGTCGAGCCCGACGACGGCTCGTCCCTCGAGGACTGGCTCCCTGCCGAGGTCGAGGCAACGACGTCGGATGCCGTTGCGCCGCAGCCGCTCTCGCCTCACCCCACGCCGGGGGAAGGTGACAGCGCGCGAGGTGCCGACGGCATCCCAACTGGTGCGGACGGCATCCCGGACGAGGGCGAAGCGCAGCCCGACCTGGCGAGTGACCTCGGCCCGATCGGCGAACTGCTCGCCGCCGCCGGCCACCTCGCCCCCACCCCTTATGCCCCTTCGACCCCTGCTGACGAGACGCCGCAGGAGCCCACCGAGGAGCGGCCGCCGGCGGGGAAGGTCGAGCAGTTCATCCGCGGCGAGGGGCGGAGCTACGACGAAGGGCCCTTCCAGGTCGCGCTCGACCTGCACGACGGCTTCGCGCTCAACCAGCCGCTGTCGGCGTTCGCCCTGGCCACCCTCGAGATGTTCGACCCCGATGCCCCCGGCTACGCGCTCGACGTCGTGAGCGTCATCGAGGCCACGCTCGACGACCCGCGCCCGGTCCTCATGGCGCAGCGGTTCGAGGCCCGTGGCGAGGCGGTCGGCGCGATGAAGGCCGAGGGCATGGAGTACGAGGAGCGGATGGACGCCCTCGACGACGTCACCTGGCCGCGCCCGCTCGCCGAGGAGCTCGAGGGGGCGCTGCGCGTCTACCGGCAGCGGCACCCGTGGGTCGACCCGCGCGACCTGTCGCCGAAGTCGGTCGTGCGCGAGATGCACGAGCGGGCGATGACCTTCGGCGAGTTCATCGCGCACCACAAGCTCTTCCGGGCCGAGGGGGTCGTGCTGCGCTACCTCACCGACGCGTACCGGGCGCTGCGCTCGACCGTGCCGACGTCGGCGCGCACCGAGGAGCTCGACGACATCGTCGAGTGGCTCGGCGAGGTCGTGCGGCACACCGACTCCAGCCTGCTCGACGAGTGGGAGGCCCTGGCCAACCCCGGCGATGACCCGCTCACCGAGGTGCGCACCCCCACCGAGGGCCGCGCACTGTCGGCGAACCCTCGGGCACTGCGAGTCATGGTGCGGCAGAGCATGTTCCGCCGGGTCGAGCTGCTGGCGCTGCGCCGGTATGCCGCCCTGGCCGCCCTCGGTGGGCAGCTCGGCGAGGACGACTGGTCGGCTGCGCACGAGGCCTACCTCGACGACTACGACGACTTCGGCACCGGCCCGCAGGCTCGGGGGCCGGCCCTGCTGCGGATCGACGACTCGGATGCGCAGGTGTGGGTGGTGGAGCAGATCCTCGACGACCCCGAGGGCGACCACGACTGGCGGATCACTGCCGAGCTCGACGTGGCGGCCACCGACGAGGCAGGCGAACTCGTGCTGACCGTCACCGGCCTGGGCCCCACCTGA
- a CDS encoding DUF1801 domain-containing protein, which translates to MDANPGDRKTHPSDADVTAFLDAVPDSRRRADALDALDLIREVTGAEPRMWGPTMVGFGRQPYRTADGKEHEWFAVGLSPRKAALTLYGLTFYDSNTDLLDRLGPHTTGKGCVYVKKFEALDREVLTDLVRRAWETNHQPD; encoded by the coding sequence ATGGACGCGAACCCCGGTGATCGCAAGACCCACCCCTCGGACGCCGACGTCACGGCATTCCTGGATGCCGTGCCCGACTCGCGCCGCCGAGCCGACGCCCTCGACGCCCTGGATCTCATCCGCGAGGTGACCGGTGCCGAGCCGCGGATGTGGGGGCCGACGATGGTCGGCTTCGGCCGCCAGCCGTACCGCACGGCCGACGGCAAGGAGCACGAGTGGTTCGCCGTCGGGCTCTCCCCCCGCAAGGCCGCGCTGACCCTGTACGGGCTGACCTTCTATGACAGCAACACCGACCTGCTCGACCGCCTCGGGCCGCACACCACCGGCAAGGGCTGCGTCTACGTCAAGAAGTTCGAGGCCCTCGACCGTGAGGTGCTGACCGACCTCGTCCGCCGCGCCTGGGAGACCAACCACCAGCCCGACTGA